In Pararge aegeria chromosome 5, ilParAegt1.1, whole genome shotgun sequence, one DNA window encodes the following:
- the LOC120623782 gene encoding 60S ribosomal protein L39 encodes MSAHKTFIIKRKLAKKLKQNRPIPQWVRMRTGNTIRYNAKRRHWRRTKLKL; translated from the exons ATG TCGGCCCACaagacatttattattaagCGTAAGCTTGCcaagaaattaaaacaaaacagaccaATTCCTCAATGGGTACGAATGCGCACTGGAAATACAATccg GTACAACGCTAAGAGGCGTCACTGGAGGAGAACAAAGTTGAAGCTGTAA